In Caldilineales bacterium, one genomic interval encodes:
- a CDS encoding class I SAM-dependent methyltransferase: MESVIRKQLEQINHDFYTRHAAGFAATRFGGQPGWSRIIAHFPPVCQVLDLGCGNGRFARFLDQHLQQVRYLGLDASASLIDIARRETAGLAHTQAEFRPADLSGAGWEEAAGGGWDTVVCLAALHHIPGLAHRSAFVSAAARLLAPAGVLILSTWRFRHSARMARKILPWATVGLASAQLEPGDYLLDWRQDGVGHRYVHEVDEAEIAALAAQAGLSVIEQFHADGREGDLSLYAVLRV; this comes from the coding sequence ATGGAAAGTGTAATTCGAAAACAACTTGAACAGATCAACCACGACTTCTACACCCGGCACGCGGCCGGGTTTGCGGCCACGCGCTTCGGCGGCCAGCCGGGTTGGTCGCGCATCATAGCACATTTCCCGCCCGTCTGTCAGGTGCTCGATTTGGGCTGCGGCAACGGCCGATTCGCCCGCTTCCTCGACCAGCACTTGCAGCAGGTGCGTTACCTGGGGCTGGATGCCAGCGCCAGCCTGATCGACATCGCCCGGCGGGAGACGGCCGGCCTCGCCCACACCCAGGCCGAGTTCCGGCCGGCCGACCTGAGCGGGGCCGGGTGGGAGGAGGCGGCCGGAGGTGGGTGGGATACCGTCGTCTGCCTGGCCGCCCTCCACCACATCCCCGGCCTCGCCCATCGCTCCGCCTTCGTGAGCGCCGCCGCCCGCCTGCTGGCCCCGGCCGGCGTCCTCATCCTCTCGACCTGGCGCTTCCGCCACAGCGCCCGCATGGCCCGCAAGATCCTGCCCTGGGCGACTGTCGGCCTCGCGTCCGCCCAACTGGAGCCGGGCGACTACCTGCTCGATTGGCGGCAGGACGGAGTCGGCCATCGCTATGTCCACGAAGTAGACGAGGCCGAGATTGCCGCGCTTGCCGCCCAGGCCGGGCTGAGCGTGATCGAGCAATTCCATGCCGACGGGCGCGAGGGCGATCTGAGTCTTTATGCGGTGTTGCGGGTTTGA
- a CDS encoding PQQ-dependent sugar dehydrogenase: protein MPPRPRWPHLLGGLLALLILAACGSPTAQPSPTAPAPATPPATSAPSTPSPRPTSTPSPVPPTATPLPPSPTVAPPTPTASPTSSPTSPPDAITLEPFLDLAASITYLTHAGDGSGRLFVVEKTGRVRIIDEEGVLLETPFLDISEVVDASSWEQGLLSIVFPPDFSDSGEFYVNYTARASEGGTVIARYRVSEADPNRADPASAQVILAFDQPAPNHNGGQIQFGPDGYLYIGTGDGGAAADPWDNAENMNVFLGKMLRLDVRGQTTYAIPPDNPWAGQPGSETVWAYGLRNPWRFSFDRLTGDLYIADVGQDSWEEVNYIAAGAAGGMHFGWDTMEGRHCFEPSQGCETAGKTVPVAEYGHDQGCSITGGYVYRGQRFPTLDGVYLYGDYCTGLIWGMRQNGDEYIADGEWQSLLLLDSDANIASFGEDEQGELYVLDLGGQIYRLAAVR from the coding sequence CCCGACCGCTCAGCCCTCGCCCACCGCGCCTGCACCGGCAACACCGCCGGCGACGTCAGCGCCATCCACACCATCGCCGCGACCTACTTCCACGCCATCGCCGGTGCCGCCAACCGCAACGCCCCTTCCGCCTTCGCCCACGGTCGCTCCTCCCACACCCACCGCCTCCCCAACATCGTCCCCCACCTCCCCGCCCGACGCGATCACCCTGGAGCCATTCCTCGACCTTGCTGCTAGTATCACCTACCTGACCCATGCCGGCGATGGCAGTGGGCGGCTGTTCGTGGTCGAGAAAACAGGCCGGGTGCGGATCATCGACGAGGAGGGCGTGCTACTGGAAACGCCTTTCCTCGATATCTCGGAGGTGGTCGATGCCTCTAGCTGGGAACAAGGGCTGTTGAGCATCGTCTTTCCGCCCGATTTTAGCGATAGCGGCGAGTTCTACGTCAATTACACGGCCCGCGCCAGCGAGGGTGGCACCGTCATCGCCCGTTATCGGGTCTCGGAGGCCGACCCCAATCGCGCCGACCCGGCCTCGGCCCAGGTCATCCTCGCCTTCGACCAGCCCGCCCCCAACCACAATGGCGGCCAGATCCAGTTTGGGCCAGATGGCTATCTCTACATCGGCACGGGCGACGGCGGCGCGGCCGCCGACCCCTGGGACAATGCCGAGAACATGAACGTCTTCTTGGGCAAGATGCTGCGGCTGGACGTGCGCGGCCAGACAACCTATGCCATACCGCCCGACAATCCCTGGGCCGGCCAGCCGGGGTCGGAGACAGTCTGGGCCTACGGCTTGCGCAACCCCTGGCGTTTCTCCTTCGACCGGCTGACCGGCGACCTCTATATCGCCGATGTGGGCCAGGACAGTTGGGAGGAGGTGAATTACATCGCCGCAGGTGCGGCCGGCGGCATGCACTTTGGCTGGGATACGATGGAAGGCCGGCACTGCTTCGAGCCGAGCCAGGGCTGCGAGACTGCCGGAAAGACGGTTCCGGTAGCCGAATATGGACACGACCAGGGTTGTTCGATCACGGGCGGCTATGTCTATCGCGGGCAGCGTTTCCCGACCCTCGACGGCGTCTATCTCTATGGCGACTATTGCACCGGGCTGATCTGGGGGATGAGGCAGAACGGCGATGAGTACATCGCTGACGGCGAATGGCAGTCGCTTCTCTTGCTCGACAGCGACGCCAACATTGCCTCGTTTGGCGAAGACGAGCAGGGCGAGTTGTATGTGCTCGACCTCGGCGGCCAGATCTACCGTTTGGCGGCGGTCAGATAG